The Oncorhynchus nerka isolate Pitt River linkage group LG24, Oner_Uvic_2.0, whole genome shotgun sequence genome has a window encoding:
- the LOC115107858 gene encoding snRNA-activating protein complex subunit 1-like isoform X3 encodes MPNGKAKDRFLKPLVADYEELLGRFQQTESVRFEEFTAIWRNMGFSSVFYFQIRVGGLYLLYGLYHTQLASPKEKIRIALKDWEQIQKFYQDSVNSQHYDAVYIIRKLITENAVLYTAMPQMLTFRVKKKPQHHKVCEEFRDRPERVKDLISTDMLQEVANIQSHHERLKASVLERSSIAVTQQDLPARLHSCVLEFLHWQDRHENHGDADHLVYAEEKAQQVESSNRAQLLASIKTKSYGCLAEASKSRRHRQVEMDTSISGTGYIKEAPKYHKSRAPSLKARTNKNLCGEGDEQKIQYWLLSAAEEDKTALKRQKRKHSFRW; translated from the exons ATGCCGAATG GTAAAGCGAAGGATCGTTTTCTGAAGCCACTTGTAGCAGACTACGAGGAACTGCTGGGTCGTTTCCAGCAGACGGAATCCGTGCGGTTTGAGGAATTTACTGCTATTTGGAGAAACATGGGCTTCTCAAGTGTATTTTA CTTCCAGATCCGAGTGGGGGGTCTGTACCTTCTCTATGGCCTATACCACACACAGCTCGCTTCACCTAAAGAGAAG ATCAGGATTGCCCTAAAGGACTGGGAGCAAATTCAGAAGTTTTACCAGGATTCGGTGAATTcgcagcactatgatgcagtttACATTATCAGGAAGCTAATAACTGAGAATGCTGTCCTTTACACCGCCATGCCTCAGATG TTGACCTTCCGTGTGAAGAAGAAGCCCCAGCATCACAAGGTGTGCGAGGAGTTCCGTGACCGACCAGAAAGGGTCAAGGACCTCATCTCTACAGATATGCTGCAA GAGGTGGCTAACATTCAGAGTCACCATGAGCGGCTGAAGGCCTCCGTCTTGGAGAGGTCATCCATTGCGGTGACCCAACAGGACCTGCCGGCCCGCTTGCACAGCTGTGTGCTTGAGTTCCTCCACTGGCAGGACAGGCATGAG AACCATGGAGATGCAGACCACTTGGTTTATGCTGAGGAAAAAGCCCAGCAGGTCGAG TCTTCCAATAGGGCACAGCTTCTGGCATCCATCAAGACAAAATCATACGGGTGTCTTGCAGAG GCCTCAAAGTCACGGCGGCATCGCCAGGTGGAGATGGACACATCCATTTCTGGAACAGGCTACATTAAAGAGGCTCCCAAATATCACAAAAGTAGGGCGCCATCACTCAAGGCCCGAACCAACAAGAACCTCTGTGGGGAAG GAGATGAACAGAAGATCCAATATTGGCTCCTTAGTGCTGCAGAGGAGGACAAGACTGCAT TGAAAAGACAGAAGCGAAAACACAGTTTCCGGTGGTGA
- the LOC115107858 gene encoding snRNA-activating protein complex subunit 1-like isoform X2, which yields MPNGKAKDRFLKPLVADYEELLGRFQQTESVRFEEFTAIWRNMGFSSVFYGSLAGNEMREFCHLTLTMAFNYFLPPYSFQIRVGGLYLLYGLYHTQLASPKEKIRIALKDWEQIQKFYQDSVNSQHYDAVYIIRKLITENAVLYTAMPQMLTFRVKKKPQHHKVCEEFRDRPERVKDLISTDMLQEVANIQSHHERLKASVLERSSIAVTQQDLPARLHSCVLEFLHWQDRHENHGDADHLVYAEEKAQQVEASKSRRHRQVEMDTSISGTGYIKEAPKYHKSRAPSLKARTNKNLCGEGDEQKIQYWLLSAAEEDKTALKRQKRKHSFRW from the exons ATGCCGAATG GTAAAGCGAAGGATCGTTTTCTGAAGCCACTTGTAGCAGACTACGAGGAACTGCTGGGTCGTTTCCAGCAGACGGAATCCGTGCGGTTTGAGGAATTTACTGCTATTTGGAGAAACATGGGCTTCTCAAGTGTATTTTA CGGTTCACTTGCTGGTAATGAGATGAGGGAATTCTGCCACCTAACCCTGACCATGGCCTTCAACTACTTCTTACCCCCATATAGCTTCCAGATCCGAGTGGGGGGTCTGTACCTTCTCTATGGCCTATACCACACACAGCTCGCTTCACCTAAAGAGAAG ATCAGGATTGCCCTAAAGGACTGGGAGCAAATTCAGAAGTTTTACCAGGATTCGGTGAATTcgcagcactatgatgcagtttACATTATCAGGAAGCTAATAACTGAGAATGCTGTCCTTTACACCGCCATGCCTCAGATG TTGACCTTCCGTGTGAAGAAGAAGCCCCAGCATCACAAGGTGTGCGAGGAGTTCCGTGACCGACCAGAAAGGGTCAAGGACCTCATCTCTACAGATATGCTGCAA GAGGTGGCTAACATTCAGAGTCACCATGAGCGGCTGAAGGCCTCCGTCTTGGAGAGGTCATCCATTGCGGTGACCCAACAGGACCTGCCGGCCCGCTTGCACAGCTGTGTGCTTGAGTTCCTCCACTGGCAGGACAGGCATGAG AACCATGGAGATGCAGACCACTTGGTTTATGCTGAGGAAAAAGCCCAGCAGGTCGAG GCCTCAAAGTCACGGCGGCATCGCCAGGTGGAGATGGACACATCCATTTCTGGAACAGGCTACATTAAAGAGGCTCCCAAATATCACAAAAGTAGGGCGCCATCACTCAAGGCCCGAACCAACAAGAACCTCTGTGGGGAAG GAGATGAACAGAAGATCCAATATTGGCTCCTTAGTGCTGCAGAGGAGGACAAGACTGCAT TGAAAAGACAGAAGCGAAAACACAGTTTCCGGTGGTGA
- the LOC115107858 gene encoding snRNA-activating protein complex subunit 1-like isoform X1, which yields MPNGKAKDRFLKPLVADYEELLGRFQQTESVRFEEFTAIWRNMGFSSVFYGSLAGNEMREFCHLTLTMAFNYFLPPYSFQIRVGGLYLLYGLYHTQLASPKEKIRIALKDWEQIQKFYQDSVNSQHYDAVYIIRKLITENAVLYTAMPQMLTFRVKKKPQHHKVCEEFRDRPERVKDLISTDMLQEVANIQSHHERLKASVLERSSIAVTQQDLPARLHSCVLEFLHWQDRHENHGDADHLVYAEEKAQQVESSNRAQLLASIKTKSYGCLAEASKSRRHRQVEMDTSISGTGYIKEAPKYHKSRAPSLKARTNKNLCGEGDEQKIQYWLLSAAEEDKTALKRQKRKHSFRW from the exons ATGCCGAATG GTAAAGCGAAGGATCGTTTTCTGAAGCCACTTGTAGCAGACTACGAGGAACTGCTGGGTCGTTTCCAGCAGACGGAATCCGTGCGGTTTGAGGAATTTACTGCTATTTGGAGAAACATGGGCTTCTCAAGTGTATTTTA CGGTTCACTTGCTGGTAATGAGATGAGGGAATTCTGCCACCTAACCCTGACCATGGCCTTCAACTACTTCTTACCCCCATATAGCTTCCAGATCCGAGTGGGGGGTCTGTACCTTCTCTATGGCCTATACCACACACAGCTCGCTTCACCTAAAGAGAAG ATCAGGATTGCCCTAAAGGACTGGGAGCAAATTCAGAAGTTTTACCAGGATTCGGTGAATTcgcagcactatgatgcagtttACATTATCAGGAAGCTAATAACTGAGAATGCTGTCCTTTACACCGCCATGCCTCAGATG TTGACCTTCCGTGTGAAGAAGAAGCCCCAGCATCACAAGGTGTGCGAGGAGTTCCGTGACCGACCAGAAAGGGTCAAGGACCTCATCTCTACAGATATGCTGCAA GAGGTGGCTAACATTCAGAGTCACCATGAGCGGCTGAAGGCCTCCGTCTTGGAGAGGTCATCCATTGCGGTGACCCAACAGGACCTGCCGGCCCGCTTGCACAGCTGTGTGCTTGAGTTCCTCCACTGGCAGGACAGGCATGAG AACCATGGAGATGCAGACCACTTGGTTTATGCTGAGGAAAAAGCCCAGCAGGTCGAG TCTTCCAATAGGGCACAGCTTCTGGCATCCATCAAGACAAAATCATACGGGTGTCTTGCAGAG GCCTCAAAGTCACGGCGGCATCGCCAGGTGGAGATGGACACATCCATTTCTGGAACAGGCTACATTAAAGAGGCTCCCAAATATCACAAAAGTAGGGCGCCATCACTCAAGGCCCGAACCAACAAGAACCTCTGTGGGGAAG GAGATGAACAGAAGATCCAATATTGGCTCCTTAGTGCTGCAGAGGAGGACAAGACTGCAT TGAAAAGACAGAAGCGAAAACACAGTTTCCGGTGGTGA
- the LOC115107858 gene encoding snRNA-activating protein complex subunit 1-like isoform X4 → MREFCHLTLTMAFNYFLPPYSFQIRVGGLYLLYGLYHTQLASPKEKIRIALKDWEQIQKFYQDSVNSQHYDAVYIIRKLITENAVLYTAMPQMLTFRVKKKPQHHKVCEEFRDRPERVKDLISTDMLQEVANIQSHHERLKASVLERSSIAVTQQDLPARLHSCVLEFLHWQDRHENHGDADHLVYAEEKAQQVESSNRAQLLASIKTKSYGCLAEASKSRRHRQVEMDTSISGTGYIKEAPKYHKSRAPSLKARTNKNLCGEGDEQKIQYWLLSAAEEDKTALKRQKRKHSFRW, encoded by the exons ATGAGGGAATTCTGCCACCTAACCCTGACCATGGCCTTCAACTACTTCTTACCCCCATATAGCTTCCAGATCCGAGTGGGGGGTCTGTACCTTCTCTATGGCCTATACCACACACAGCTCGCTTCACCTAAAGAGAAG ATCAGGATTGCCCTAAAGGACTGGGAGCAAATTCAGAAGTTTTACCAGGATTCGGTGAATTcgcagcactatgatgcagtttACATTATCAGGAAGCTAATAACTGAGAATGCTGTCCTTTACACCGCCATGCCTCAGATG TTGACCTTCCGTGTGAAGAAGAAGCCCCAGCATCACAAGGTGTGCGAGGAGTTCCGTGACCGACCAGAAAGGGTCAAGGACCTCATCTCTACAGATATGCTGCAA GAGGTGGCTAACATTCAGAGTCACCATGAGCGGCTGAAGGCCTCCGTCTTGGAGAGGTCATCCATTGCGGTGACCCAACAGGACCTGCCGGCCCGCTTGCACAGCTGTGTGCTTGAGTTCCTCCACTGGCAGGACAGGCATGAG AACCATGGAGATGCAGACCACTTGGTTTATGCTGAGGAAAAAGCCCAGCAGGTCGAG TCTTCCAATAGGGCACAGCTTCTGGCATCCATCAAGACAAAATCATACGGGTGTCTTGCAGAG GCCTCAAAGTCACGGCGGCATCGCCAGGTGGAGATGGACACATCCATTTCTGGAACAGGCTACATTAAAGAGGCTCCCAAATATCACAAAAGTAGGGCGCCATCACTCAAGGCCCGAACCAACAAGAACCTCTGTGGGGAAG GAGATGAACAGAAGATCCAATATTGGCTCCTTAGTGCTGCAGAGGAGGACAAGACTGCAT TGAAAAGACAGAAGCGAAAACACAGTTTCCGGTGGTGA